The Synechocystis sp. PCC 6714 genome includes the window GGCGTCTAAATTAAGGTTGGAGAAGTTGAGGGTATTAAGTAAATTAACCCGTTCGTTAAAGTTGACATTCAGCTCCGTGATTAAACCAAAGGCGGCGGGACATAGGGCACAAACCTCCGCATCACTCTGGTTAGCTAGGGGAAAAGCGTCGGGGAAAAAGACTTTTTGCACCAGGTATTGGGGTTTGACCTGAAAAGTGACATTTTCCGTGTCGATGGGGGTGAAATTCCCCTGGACGTATAAGCCACCCCGGTCTTCCCCGTCATAACCAATGCTGATCAATCCCGGTTGGCGGTCACGGCGATCGATGGTGAGGCGGTCTTGGAACGGCAAGGATGTTTTTTGATCTAGCAGCACCCGGGAACCGGTCAGTTTTAATTCATCTACTTCCGGGGCCACATTGTAGTAATCAGCGGTTTCCGCCTGCACCTCCAATTCAGGGGGATTAAAGGGATCATTGGTGATGCGGACTTTTTTGGCCCGCCAACCATCGGCGTCGAAGTCTACTTGCTCTGCTTGGAAACGGAGGCGATTGACTTGGCCACCGGTATCCGTTTGACTGGCACTCTGGGCCCCCGGGGTACTCGCTCCAATGCCGGCCCGAAAGCCTTCTTGTCCCACCACATTGGTGACTGGTTGGTTGATGGCTAGGCGATCGTTCAAGCTTTGGTTGGAGACAATGGGGTTGCCAAAGTCGACGGGGACGGTTTGGGCAAAATCCCGGCCGGTGCTGGGCTGGTAGATTTCGCCGTTGGCATCGTAAATCACCCCTTGGTTAAGGACAAAGAAGTATTCAAATCTTTGCCCCTGGAGAATTTGTTCCCCCCGTTTCAAGGTGACATTCCCCTCAGCTACCGCAAACCGATCAGGCAAATTAACCCGCAGGCGATCGGCTAGGAGTAGTCCATTGGCAAAACGCATGGTGACGTTGCCGGTGGCGGTGACCACTTCCCGGTTGCTATCAAATTCCTGGTGATCGGAAATTAACTCGATTACTTCTGGAGCAATACTTACTTCATCTTGCTCGGTGGCTGGAATGGGGGAGCTATCCAGGAATTGATTTTGCTCTGGATTATTCTCCGTGACTGCCGGGGCAGGAGATGGTTCTGGCTCAATTTCGAGAATTTCACCGATCGCCTCTTGCCCAGCTTCAATGTCAATTTCCTCTGTGCTGGTGGGCCCTGTGATCACCTCTAATTCTGATTCACTGGGGGCGGTGATGGTGTATTCACGAATTTCTCCGTCCCGAGACTGGCTGATAATTTTTTTTGCCGTACCAATGGGAACCCCCACTGATTGGCCTCCAACTGTGGTGCTTGTGGCAATGGGGGGACTTCCCAGGATAAAACTGGAATTGGGGTTGGGGTAAAGATCCTTAGCCGATGCCTGGGCGATCGCCGGGTCTGCCAAGGGAGGGGTGGA containing:
- a CDS encoding DUF3769 domain-containing protein — translated: MPPIVSPPPPPVPIEVISPRETEEMLATDGAPSSSSTPPLADPAIAQASAKDLYPNPNSSFILGSPPIATSTTVGGQSVGVPIGTAKKIISQSRDGEIREYTITAPSESELEVITGPTSTEEIDIEAGQEAIGEILEIEPEPSPAPAVTENNPEQNQFLDSSPIPATEQDEVSIAPEVIELISDHQEFDSNREVVTATGNVTMRFANGLLLADRLRVNLPDRFAVAEGNVTLKRGEQILQGQRFEYFFVLNQGVIYDANGEIYQPSTGRDFAQTVPVDFGNPIVSNQSLNDRLAINQPVTNVVGQEGFRAGIGASTPGAQSASQTDTGGQVNRLRFQAEQVDFDADGWRAKKVRITNDPFNPPELEVQAETADYYNVAPEVDELKLTGSRVLLDQKTSLPFQDRLTIDRRDRQPGLISIGYDGEDRGGLYVQGNFTPIDTENVTFQVKPQYLVQKVFFPDAFPLANQSDAEVCALCPAAFGLITELNVNFNERVNLLNTLNFSNLNLDAIDDSLRAKLAVQNKLGDLANPYDLRFEYNYRERLYNGSLGFQTVQSSVGAIMVSPTIYPFEDPSFALNYQASIQSVEASTDRQELINPASGNNLVTLMRLQGAASLTKYFVLWAGEALPPTAEEGLRYTPNVVVPYVVFNTGITGVGSYYGDGSTQPSLTGTVGFSGQFGNFSKPYFDYTGFNIAYSQGIRGDASPFFFDRFADTEIVSFGLTQQIYGPLRFGVQGAYSLTANEEISTDYVLEYSRRTYNIQLRYNPQLQVGSINLRISDFNWSGNPGTFDGSDIRPVTQGIIR